A genomic region of Pseudoxanthomonas suwonensis contains the following coding sequences:
- the tssK gene encoding type VI secretion system baseplate subunit TssK, whose protein sequence is MEMKGLRQVFWGQGSFLSPQHLQCQDAWHRAYSLGLHAQATPFYWGFEVLQLREDALANGVVDLDRFTLYTRDGERISGGTADAYARENARVPARNIAELPVNSKDPISLYLAAQRDRTLDVRARGGGRLVARHHLVSDEIGDPFDPQAPEAGVDFIGYQLQIVSSLDDGADALLQSCESFKFAEVVSTAPGKYKLASDYVPPVVALSASANLLRWTRALRDLLVSRGQDFAAAKRQRGIRAASTSAQEVMRLVMMQSFARYICAVQEHVRLGVVSPYPLYQQLRQLVAEFSTFSEDTSYFGAQRADPAGTELPDYDHDNLRLCFRRAFERAEALIKALTVGAEVGIALAYDGQFHKAALPASLFESDKTRFYLAFESEIGGQELAQRLSRTGKIAPVEEMPRLLQAALFGLKIDLLPVPPEELPQKTPNTTYFLVDTRHPFWQMIGKNRNIAVFCDLPEDSTVIKLYPVGADE, encoded by the coding sequence ATGGAGATGAAAGGCTTGCGGCAGGTCTTCTGGGGCCAGGGCAGCTTCCTGTCGCCGCAGCACCTGCAATGCCAGGACGCGTGGCACCGGGCGTACAGCCTGGGCCTGCACGCGCAGGCGACGCCGTTCTACTGGGGCTTCGAGGTCCTGCAGCTGCGCGAGGACGCGCTGGCCAACGGCGTGGTCGACCTCGACCGCTTCACCCTGTACACCCGCGACGGCGAACGGATCAGCGGCGGCACGGCGGACGCCTACGCCCGCGAGAATGCCCGGGTCCCGGCGCGCAACATCGCCGAACTCCCGGTCAACAGCAAGGACCCGATCTCGCTGTACCTGGCCGCGCAGCGCGACCGCACGCTGGACGTGCGCGCACGCGGCGGCGGCCGGCTGGTCGCGCGGCATCACCTGGTATCCGACGAGATCGGCGATCCGTTCGATCCGCAGGCGCCGGAGGCCGGGGTCGACTTCATCGGCTACCAGCTGCAGATCGTCAGCAGCCTCGACGACGGGGCCGACGCCCTGCTGCAGAGCTGCGAGTCGTTCAAGTTCGCCGAAGTCGTCTCCACCGCGCCGGGCAAGTACAAGCTCGCCAGCGACTACGTACCGCCGGTCGTGGCCCTGTCGGCCTCCGCCAACCTGCTGCGCTGGACCCGCGCGCTGCGCGACCTGCTGGTCTCGCGCGGACAGGACTTCGCCGCGGCCAAGCGCCAGCGCGGGATCCGCGCCGCCTCGACCAGCGCCCAGGAAGTCATGCGCCTGGTGATGATGCAGAGCTTCGCGCGCTACATCTGCGCGGTGCAAGAGCATGTCAGGCTCGGCGTGGTATCGCCCTATCCCCTTTACCAGCAGCTGCGCCAGCTGGTCGCGGAGTTCTCGACCTTTTCCGAGGACACCAGCTATTTCGGCGCGCAGCGCGCCGACCCGGCCGGGACCGAGCTGCCGGACTACGACCACGACAACCTGAGGCTTTGCTTCCGCCGCGCGTTCGAGCGTGCCGAGGCGCTGATCAAGGCACTGACGGTCGGCGCCGAGGTCGGCATCGCCCTGGCCTACGACGGCCAGTTCCACAAGGCGGCGCTGCCGGCCAGCCTGTTCGAGTCGGACAAGACCCGCTTCTACCTCGCGTTCGAGTCGGAGATCGGCGGCCAGGAACTGGCCCAGCGCCTGTCGCGCACCGGCAAGATCGCGCCGGTCGAGGAAATGCCGCGGCTGCTGCAGGCCGCGCTGTTCGGGCTGAAGATCGACCTGCTGCCGGTGCCGCCGGAGGAGCTTCCGCAGAAGACCCCGAACACCACCTATTTCCTGGTCGATACCCGGCATCCGTTCTGGCAGATGATCGGCAAGAACCGGAACATCGCCGTGTTCTGCGACCTGCCGGAGGATTCGACGGTCATCAAGCTGTATCCGGTCGGCGCGGACGAGTGA
- a CDS encoding TraB/GumN family protein, which yields MRTGATEVGGSTAALMAWCTLPLLLGALALQARAGDFDWRTRGVLFRVEPPLAAIQQDIGRGGDPTRPAGADPAGQAPPSGDGDAGDAVPSGQGDAYAPASPRHSYVFATIHYGDPDTLLLYLPRLRQRLSESRVLVNEVDLEEVWQPEYETYRKLATGQSLRRLIGDQAFAELQAQLPDTPPQALDTLKPWVAMSMLEFPFGAETRSIDAMLQDWAGQAGMARVHLENLPDQLAALDCVPPTDYAKVLEQRLLSGWSFDLDAERTAGYYRERDLAAWLDDVDSMHGLTGAALAAEEEARRCLISVRNERWLPVLDGLLRQGGHFVAVGAIHLTGDEGLLAQLSRRGFEIDVEPW from the coding sequence TTGCGGACGGGCGCAACGGAAGTCGGCGGATCGACGGCGGCGCTCATGGCATGGTGCACGCTGCCGCTGCTGCTCGGCGCGCTCGCGCTGCAGGCCCGCGCCGGCGATTTCGATTGGCGCACGCGCGGCGTGCTGTTCCGGGTGGAGCCGCCGCTGGCCGCAATCCAGCAGGACATCGGCCGGGGCGGAGATCCCACCCGCCCGGCGGGCGCGGACCCGGCGGGGCAGGCGCCGCCATCCGGCGACGGCGACGCGGGCGATGCCGTGCCGTCGGGACAGGGCGACGCATACGCGCCGGCATCGCCGCGCCACAGCTATGTCTTTGCCACGATCCATTACGGCGATCCGGATACCCTGTTGCTGTACCTGCCGCGTCTGCGTCAGCGTCTGTCCGAATCCCGGGTCCTGGTCAACGAAGTCGACCTGGAGGAGGTCTGGCAGCCTGAATACGAAACGTACCGCAAGCTCGCGACCGGCCAGAGCCTGCGCCGGCTGATCGGCGACCAGGCATTCGCCGAACTGCAGGCGCAGCTGCCGGACACTCCGCCGCAAGCGCTCGACACGCTCAAGCCATGGGTGGCGATGAGCATGCTCGAGTTTCCGTTCGGGGCCGAAACGAGAAGCATCGACGCGATGCTGCAGGACTGGGCCGGCCAGGCCGGAATGGCCCGGGTTCACCTGGAGAACCTGCCCGACCAACTGGCCGCGCTCGACTGCGTGCCGCCGACCGACTACGCGAAAGTGCTGGAGCAGCGCCTGCTGAGCGGCTGGTCGTTCGACCTGGATGCCGAGCGCACCGCCGGCTACTACCGGGAACGCGACCTTGCCGCGTGGCTGGACGACGTCGACAGCATGCACGGCCTCACCGGCGCCGCGTTGGCCGCCGAGGAAGAGGCACGCCGTTGTCTGATCAGCGTACGCAACGAACGCTGGCTGCCGGTGCTGGACGGACTGCTGCGCCAGGGCGGCCATTTCGTCGCGGTCGGTGCGATCCACCTGACCGGCGACGAGGGCCTGCTGGCGCAACTGAGCCGGCGTGGCTTCGAGATCGACGTGGAGCCCTGGTGA
- a CDS encoding type VI secretion protein IcmF/TssM N-terminal domain-containing protein codes for MNPLDRLSSFYARIPGLAWISRLNSPLLRKLLAIVVALAVALVLAWILIGWVPLIPARFWQLAGLCLIGLGVLWWFLVGAKRYSRRGFSNKRMGDLGPGNPDDEHAPLAKMKAAIAEAKGTIQRSPDIDRGRDPLYRIPWMLFVGDTDAGVPEVLAAASKVSPFPPPSQSGADPEQLWRWWFFKSMIAVEMAPRVVCEPGARLERGLWYQALTLLAAERDKLALNGIVVCIGARTLLAGPEPAKAVGIRLRRLVDEAMEHLQIRLPVYFLVTGLERQPGYADFRAALPAEAFSQALGFRLPESEVVSAATSGRVDEIMAPIVERLHALRETALRSQATVEKRHGVFEFVETFPRLLDGLRAFVVQLLEDNPFQRTPRWRGLYFCGGADAAYPGGAFVADLFTRFLPSDQPLASPSMKGSAGRMVGAGLGVAAMLGLSAYLSYGLFTARQDDTELLVRTRAACQEPRGTGAGGRIAWVATCGRTIQELEAATAGTSLGFGLRRADRDIEQLKQRVVEDFSRLILAPYDQMLGTDLARGEVGIDHTLAVAQRLRLLDGCRRQREQCEREADYNMVFDPASRLFAPFQSGQADVRVDQERATALFATYLGYLRWQRRGVLNDEQRRLRGELERIMARYRPRVEDFEAWAQARHEPLRLQRFWLPADRVVGVEAGTLPEVPGAYTRETWDGVVAPWLDALDEYLPAGADEAVAGFRRGYFDAYFGAWGRFQSRFAEGARLWHGHYRELAARAAGEDNPYRFFFDSAQHHLYGLPLKLGFGERWADAWTAVKADWLRGWRPVGRFIGGSVAGWFGSDRRIDPPPWLPAMRHTQRDVLDKQRPAFAKAYLQLESDASGQETYQRMASFYQARGRPADGPAADYGQLLQSVEKPDEKFATGFGGQDLAAWSVVQGPARLLLLLSVHRAGDYVQLRWNESVAQPVAALPVAEQATTLYGEQGKLNAFVNDWLKPFITERERAPVEVSGIALPLSPAFQAMVGGERQYLPLLDGDKPFLAGSFAFSAPTEAGSMREGPEGTVLEVECKERLYRAVSNAPSLAEARTSVFWSPASCVEARIRIALAPPDALDSLMDAGAPAGAPSAPALGAAPEPSLSLTRIYAGADGFRQLVEDFADGAQAYALAEFRDAYTPAQWSELVPQLRQAGFSGARVHLQVEPSDELARYLTARERPASVPVSIVE; via the coding sequence ATGAACCCGCTCGACCGGCTGAGTTCGTTCTACGCGCGCATCCCGGGGCTGGCCTGGATATCGCGCCTGAACAGTCCGCTGCTGCGCAAGCTGCTGGCGATCGTGGTCGCACTGGCCGTGGCGCTGGTGCTGGCCTGGATCCTGATCGGATGGGTCCCGCTGATCCCGGCCCGCTTCTGGCAACTGGCCGGGCTGTGCCTGATCGGCCTCGGCGTGCTCTGGTGGTTCCTGGTCGGGGCCAAGCGCTATTCGCGCCGCGGCTTCAGCAACAAGCGCATGGGCGACCTCGGCCCGGGCAATCCGGACGACGAGCACGCGCCGCTGGCCAAGATGAAGGCCGCGATCGCAGAGGCCAAGGGCACGATCCAGCGCTCGCCCGACATCGACCGCGGCCGCGATCCGCTGTACCGGATTCCATGGATGCTGTTCGTCGGCGACACCGACGCCGGGGTGCCGGAGGTGCTGGCGGCCGCGTCCAAGGTCTCGCCGTTCCCGCCGCCCAGCCAGTCCGGCGCCGATCCGGAGCAGCTGTGGCGCTGGTGGTTCTTCAAGTCGATGATCGCGGTCGAGATGGCCCCGCGGGTGGTGTGCGAGCCGGGCGCCAGGCTCGAGCGCGGGCTGTGGTACCAGGCGCTGACCCTGCTGGCGGCCGAGCGCGACAAGCTGGCGCTGAACGGCATCGTGGTCTGCATCGGCGCCCGCACGCTGCTGGCCGGCCCGGAACCGGCCAAGGCGGTCGGCATCCGCCTGCGCCGCCTGGTCGACGAAGCGATGGAGCACCTGCAGATCCGCCTGCCGGTGTACTTCCTGGTCACCGGGCTCGAGCGACAGCCCGGCTACGCGGACTTCCGCGCTGCGCTGCCCGCCGAGGCGTTCTCGCAGGCGCTCGGCTTCCGCCTGCCGGAAAGCGAGGTGGTCAGCGCGGCGACCTCGGGCAGGGTCGACGAGATCATGGCGCCGATCGTCGAGCGCCTGCATGCGTTGCGCGAGACGGCGCTGCGTTCGCAGGCCACGGTCGAGAAACGCCACGGGGTGTTCGAGTTCGTGGAGACGTTCCCGCGCCTGCTGGACGGCCTGCGCGCCTTCGTCGTCCAGCTGCTGGAAGACAACCCCTTCCAGCGCACCCCGCGCTGGCGCGGCCTGTACTTCTGCGGGGGCGCCGACGCCGCGTACCCGGGCGGCGCGTTCGTCGCCGACCTGTTCACCCGCTTCCTGCCCAGCGACCAGCCGCTGGCCTCGCCGAGCATGAAGGGCAGCGCCGGGCGCATGGTCGGCGCGGGCCTGGGCGTGGCGGCGATGCTCGGGCTGTCGGCGTACCTGAGCTACGGCCTGTTCACCGCCCGCCAGGACGACACCGAGCTTCTGGTCCGGACCCGGGCCGCCTGCCAGGAGCCGCGCGGCACCGGCGCCGGCGGACGGATCGCCTGGGTCGCGACCTGCGGCCGCACGATCCAGGAGCTGGAGGCCGCGACTGCCGGCACCTCGCTCGGCTTCGGCCTGCGCCGCGCCGACCGCGACATCGAACAACTCAAGCAGCGCGTGGTCGAGGACTTCTCGCGGCTGATCCTGGCGCCGTACGACCAGATGCTCGGCACCGACCTGGCCCGCGGCGAAGTCGGCATCGACCATACCCTGGCCGTGGCCCAGCGCCTGCGGTTGCTGGACGGATGCCGGCGACAGCGCGAGCAGTGCGAGCGCGAGGCCGACTACAACATGGTGTTCGATCCGGCCTCGCGGCTGTTCGCGCCGTTCCAGTCCGGCCAGGCCGACGTCCGGGTCGACCAGGAACGTGCCACCGCGCTGTTCGCCACCTACCTGGGCTACCTGCGCTGGCAGCGACGAGGGGTGCTCAACGACGAGCAGCGGCGGCTGCGTGGCGAGCTCGAGCGGATCATGGCCCGCTACCGGCCCCGGGTCGAGGATTTCGAAGCCTGGGCGCAAGCCAGGCACGAACCGTTGCGGCTGCAGCGGTTCTGGCTGCCCGCCGACCGCGTGGTCGGGGTCGAGGCCGGCACGCTGCCGGAAGTGCCCGGCGCCTACACCCGCGAGACCTGGGACGGCGTCGTGGCGCCGTGGCTGGACGCCCTGGACGAATACCTGCCGGCTGGCGCGGACGAGGCCGTGGCGGGATTCCGCCGGGGCTATTTCGACGCCTATTTCGGCGCCTGGGGGCGGTTCCAGTCGCGCTTCGCCGAGGGCGCGCGGCTGTGGCACGGCCACTACCGCGAACTGGCCGCGCGCGCGGCCGGCGAGGACAACCCGTACCGCTTTTTTTTTGACAGTGCCCAGCACCATCTGTACGGGCTGCCGCTGAAGCTCGGTTTCGGTGAGCGCTGGGCCGATGCATGGACGGCGGTGAAGGCGGACTGGCTGCGCGGCTGGCGGCCGGTCGGCCGCTTCATCGGCGGCAGCGTCGCCGGCTGGTTCGGCTCCGACCGGCGGATCGACCCTCCGCCCTGGCTGCCGGCGATGCGGCACACCCAGCGCGACGTGCTGGACAAGCAGCGACCCGCGTTCGCCAAGGCCTACCTGCAACTCGAATCCGACGCCAGCGGCCAGGAGACCTACCAGCGGATGGCCTCGTTCTACCAGGCCCGCGGCCGCCCCGCCGACGGGCCCGCGGCCGACTACGGACAGCTGCTGCAATCGGTGGAGAAGCCCGACGAGAAGTTCGCCACCGGCTTCGGCGGCCAGGACCTGGCGGCCTGGTCCGTGGTCCAGGGCCCGGCCCGCCTGCTGCTGCTGCTCAGCGTCCACCGCGCCGGCGACTACGTGCAATTGCGCTGGAACGAGAGCGTGGCGCAACCGGTCGCCGCACTGCCGGTGGCCGAGCAGGCAACCACGCTGTATGGCGAGCAGGGCAAGCTCAACGCCTTCGTCAACGACTGGCTGAAGCCGTTCATCACCGAAAGGGAGCGCGCACCGGTCGAAGTGTCGGGCATCGCCCTGCCCCTGTCGCCGGCGTTCCAGGCGATGGTCGGCGGCGAGCGCCAGTACCTGCCGCTGCTCGACGGGGACAAGCCGTTCCTGGCCGGCAGCTTCGCGTTCTCCGCACCGACCGAGGCGGGAAGCATGCGCGAAGGACCCGAAGGCACGGTGCTCGAAGTGGAGTGCAAGGAGCGGCTGTATCGGGCGGTGTCGAATGCGCCCTCGCTGGCCGAGGCCAGGACCTCGGTGTTCTGGTCGCCCGCCTCCTGCGTCGAGGCGCGGATCCGGATCGCGCTTGCACCGCCCGATGCGCTGGATTCGCTGATGGATGCGGGCGCACCGGCCGGCGCGCCCTCCGCCCCGGCCCTGGGGGCCGCGCCGGAACCTTCGCTGAGCCTGACCCGGATCTACGCCGGCGCGGACGGCTTCCGCCAGCTGGTCGAGGACTTCGCCGACGGCGCGCAGGCCTATGCGCTGGCCGAGTTCCGCGACGCCTACACCCCCGCGCAATGGAGCGAACTGGTCCCGCAGCTGCGCCAGGCCGGCTTCTCCGGCGCGCGCGTGCACCTCCAGGTCGAACCGTCCGACGAGTTGGCCCGCTACCTCACCGCCCGCGAGCGGCCGGCCAGCGTGCCGGTCTCGATCGTCGAATGA
- the tssB gene encoding type VI secretion system contractile sheath small subunit codes for MAKKESTQHKLDRVRAPRVQLTYDVEIGDAIEKKELPFVAGVVGDFSGQPAEPLAKLKERKFVNVDKDNFDEVLKGMKPRLQLQAENRLKGDGSKVGVELNFRNLEDFSPERVVNQIEPLRKLLEARQRLADLRNKMAGNDKFEELLNEVLQNTDQIAQLSKELPPKPDGEE; via the coding sequence ATGGCCAAGAAAGAAAGCACGCAGCACAAGCTCGACCGGGTGCGTGCACCGCGCGTCCAGCTGACCTACGACGTCGAGATCGGCGATGCGATCGAGAAGAAGGAGCTGCCGTTCGTCGCCGGGGTCGTCGGCGACTTCTCCGGGCAGCCCGCCGAACCGCTGGCCAAGCTCAAGGAACGCAAGTTCGTCAACGTCGACAAGGACAACTTCGACGAAGTGCTGAAGGGCATGAAGCCGCGCCTGCAGCTGCAGGCGGAGAACCGGCTCAAGGGCGACGGTTCCAAGGTCGGCGTCGAACTGAACTTCCGCAACCTGGAGGACTTCAGCCCGGAACGGGTGGTCAACCAGATCGAGCCCCTGCGCAAGCTGCTCGAGGCGCGCCAGCGCCTGGCCGACCTGCGCAACAAGATGGCCGGCAACGACAAGTTCGAGGAGCTGCTGAACGAAGTGTTGCAGAACACCGACCAGATCGCGCAGCTGAGCAAGGAACTGCCGCCCAAGCCGGATGGCGAGGAATGA
- the tssA gene encoding type VI secretion system protein TssA — MSIDITDWLKPIRDDAPCGDDVSFSDAFDRIREARRADDPTLSQGEWEHELKVANWRQVIQLAGTVLAEQSKDLQAAVWLGEALIAQHHLAGAEAAFELLARLQQDYWDGLYPLADDGDLEERAAKLAWFSDYGIRALLALRVTPGDGGYRLADWQVSREVDNLARQDAEAHQEALDEGKPTGEMFDKAVESNPDAVLLEYHDAAARVLEAFQRFKAATDEKLGRSGPNLTAMDTAIKRFQQVVARAAKARGLIGDQAGDTEEQSGEVEVATGAGFGGFSPGGGDAANKAAALRTVSEIAAWFKRVEPHSPVSYLLQRAVAWADTPLDEWLAEVLADDGALSRVRSRIGLPD; from the coding sequence ATGAGCATCGACATCACCGACTGGCTGAAGCCGATCCGCGACGATGCCCCTTGCGGCGACGATGTCAGCTTCAGCGACGCCTTCGACAGGATCCGCGAGGCGCGGCGCGCCGACGACCCCACCCTGTCGCAGGGCGAGTGGGAGCACGAGTTGAAGGTGGCCAACTGGCGCCAGGTGATCCAGCTGGCCGGCACGGTGCTGGCCGAGCAGAGCAAGGACCTGCAGGCGGCGGTGTGGCTCGGCGAAGCGTTGATCGCACAGCACCACCTGGCCGGGGCCGAGGCCGCGTTCGAGCTGCTGGCCCGGCTGCAGCAGGACTACTGGGACGGACTGTACCCGCTGGCCGACGATGGCGACCTGGAGGAGCGCGCCGCCAAGCTCGCCTGGTTCAGCGACTACGGCATCCGCGCCCTGCTCGCGCTGCGGGTCACGCCCGGCGACGGCGGCTACAGGCTGGCCGACTGGCAGGTGTCGCGCGAGGTGGACAACCTGGCCCGCCAGGACGCCGAAGCGCACCAGGAAGCGCTGGACGAAGGCAAGCCGACCGGCGAGATGTTCGACAAGGCGGTCGAAAGCAATCCCGACGCGGTGCTGCTCGAGTACCACGACGCCGCCGCGCGGGTGCTCGAGGCGTTCCAGCGCTTCAAGGCGGCGACCGACGAGAAGCTGGGCCGCTCCGGCCCCAACCTCACGGCGATGGATACCGCGATCAAGCGGTTCCAGCAGGTCGTCGCCCGGGCCGCGAAAGCCAGGGGACTGATCGGCGACCAGGCCGGCGACACCGAGGAGCAATCCGGCGAGGTCGAGGTGGCCACCGGGGCCGGCTTCGGTGGCTTCTCCCCCGGCGGCGGCGACGCCGCGAACAAGGCGGCGGCGTTGCGCACCGTCAGTGAGATCGCGGCATGGTTCAAGCGGGTCGAACCGCACAGCCCGGTTTCGTACCTGCTCCAGCGCGCCGTCGCATGGGCCGATACGCCGCTGGACGAATGGCTGGCCGAAGTCCTGGCCGACGACGGCGCGCTGTCCCGCGTACGTAGCCGGATTGGCCTTCCGGACTGA
- a CDS encoding DotU family type IV/VI secretion system protein produces the protein MARLLEFFVPLLSYGLELDERISKGATEAPVAEVHAAIRGQIERARAAALAAGKRPEHVESAAFAVVAWLDEVIARNPAYWGGVSPLQVALFNTNNAGNEFFYHLGNLKAGEDEVREVYYHALLLGFVGQYYYETGDTGELGKLKELHARQLPVEPAPTHVLREEKITPQPYLSKDPAGPRFPRQWDKLLLKLGLLVALLIPLGYLAWFFLTPEPQRGPNVQQLVDRQLSTFPCSELAATVEAGNAVKVSGYAATPEDIERIRRDIQAVPGVKSAEFDLAVRIWPHCEAIALLKPYHERNLHQRMGLEITPTAGHSDRFVEGERIIVKLVNADYDGYLYVDYWSVEGGVLHLFPNPGEPDSGRLLGAGEQFNVGAAQAIWEVGPPFGQELITVVSSPVPLYPGQRDQYEEARDYLPALRAMLEGGDERIGAGFMIMQTEPARNAGGAR, from the coding sequence ATGGCGCGCCTGCTCGAATTCTTCGTCCCGCTGCTGTCCTACGGGCTCGAGCTCGACGAGAGGATCTCCAAGGGCGCGACCGAGGCCCCGGTCGCCGAAGTGCACGCGGCGATCCGCGGCCAGATCGAACGCGCGCGCGCCGCGGCGCTGGCCGCCGGCAAGCGGCCCGAGCACGTCGAGTCGGCCGCGTTCGCCGTGGTGGCCTGGCTGGACGAGGTGATCGCGCGCAACCCGGCGTACTGGGGCGGAGTCAGTCCCCTGCAGGTGGCGCTGTTCAACACCAACAACGCCGGCAACGAGTTCTTCTACCACCTGGGCAACCTCAAGGCCGGGGAGGACGAGGTGCGCGAGGTCTACTACCACGCGCTGCTGCTCGGCTTCGTCGGCCAGTACTACTACGAGACCGGCGACACCGGCGAACTGGGCAAGCTCAAGGAACTGCACGCCCGGCAGCTGCCGGTGGAGCCGGCGCCGACCCACGTGCTGCGCGAGGAGAAGATCACGCCGCAGCCCTACCTGAGCAAGGATCCGGCCGGGCCGCGCTTCCCGCGGCAGTGGGACAAGCTGCTGTTGAAGCTCGGCCTGCTGGTGGCGTTGCTGATCCCGCTGGGCTACCTGGCCTGGTTCTTCCTGACCCCGGAACCGCAGCGCGGACCCAACGTGCAGCAGCTGGTCGACCGGCAACTGTCCACCTTCCCGTGCTCGGAACTGGCCGCCACGGTGGAGGCGGGCAACGCGGTGAAGGTCAGCGGCTACGCCGCGACCCCGGAGGACATCGAACGCATCCGCCGCGACATCCAGGCAGTCCCCGGGGTCAAATCGGCCGAATTCGACCTCGCCGTGAGGATCTGGCCGCACTGCGAGGCGATCGCGCTGCTGAAGCCGTACCACGAGCGCAACCTCCACCAGCGCATGGGCCTGGAGATCACGCCGACCGCCGGCCACTCCGACCGTTTCGTGGAAGGCGAACGGATCATCGTCAAGCTGGTCAACGCCGACTACGACGGCTACCTGTACGTGGACTACTGGTCGGTCGAGGGCGGCGTGCTGCACCTGTTCCCGAACCCGGGCGAGCCGGACAGCGGCCGCCTGCTCGGCGCCGGCGAGCAGTTCAACGTGGGCGCGGCGCAGGCGATCTGGGAGGTCGGCCCGCCGTTCGGACAGGAGCTGATCACCGTGGTGTCCTCGCCGGTGCCGCTGTATCCGGGCCAGCGCGACCAGTACGAGGAGGCGCGCGACTACCTGCCGGCGCTGCGCGCGATGCTCGAAGGCGGCGACGAGAGGATCGGCGCCGGCTTCATGATCATGCAGACCGAACCGGCGCGGAACGCGGGAGGTGCGCGATGA